From the genome of Streptomyces sp. V1I1, one region includes:
- the cbiE gene encoding precorrin-6y C5,15-methyltransferase (decarboxylating) subunit CbiE, giving the protein MADRVTVIGWDGSPLTAAARSALSAATLVAGAAHHLALPEVPKGAERIRLGSVDLAARRIASHRGSAVVLADGDPGFFGVVRTLRAPEHGLEVEVVPAVSSVATAFARAAMPWDDAQIVVAHRRTLRRAVNVCRAHPKVAVLTSPGAGPAELALLLEGVHRTFVICEELGTDREQVTVITSDKAADHAWRDPNVVIVIGGAGTPAVPGGGWIAGHEPGFPPAVRGWALPSQEYGQAYGQSYGQGLGEGESVQLRAAQLARLGPRIGDLVWDIGSGSGALAAEAARFGAAVIAVDAEPAACARTDATARHSGVQLQVVQGRAPHVLERLPEPDVVRIGGGGVPVVTACADRRPQRIVTHASTRDEAEAIGAALAAGGYAVECALLQSVELDTADWAERERSVVFLLSGRRLDRAP; this is encoded by the coding sequence ATGGCCGACCGGGTCACGGTGATCGGCTGGGACGGATCGCCGCTCACCGCTGCGGCCAGGTCCGCCCTGTCCGCCGCCACCCTGGTGGCAGGAGCGGCCCACCACCTGGCCCTCCCCGAGGTGCCCAAGGGCGCCGAGCGCATCCGGCTCGGCAGCGTCGACCTCGCCGCCCGGCGGATCGCGAGCCACCGCGGCAGCGCCGTCGTCCTCGCCGACGGCGACCCCGGCTTCTTCGGCGTCGTACGCACCCTGCGCGCCCCGGAGCACGGCCTGGAGGTCGAGGTCGTGCCCGCCGTCTCGTCCGTCGCCACCGCCTTCGCCAGGGCGGCCATGCCGTGGGACGACGCCCAGATCGTCGTCGCCCACCGCCGTACGCTGCGCCGCGCCGTCAATGTGTGCCGGGCGCACCCCAAGGTCGCCGTCCTCACCTCCCCGGGCGCCGGCCCCGCCGAGCTCGCCCTGCTTCTTGAAGGCGTGCACCGCACCTTCGTCATCTGTGAGGAACTCGGCACCGACCGTGAGCAGGTCACAGTCATCACCTCCGACAAGGCCGCCGACCACGCCTGGCGCGACCCGAATGTCGTCATCGTCATCGGCGGCGCGGGGACCCCTGCGGTGCCCGGCGGGGGATGGATCGCGGGCCACGAACCCGGCTTCCCGCCGGCGGTGCGCGGCTGGGCGCTGCCCTCCCAGGAGTACGGACAGGCGTACGGACAGTCGTACGGCCAAGGCCTCGGCGAGGGGGAGTCGGTGCAGCTGCGCGCCGCCCAACTGGCCCGTCTCGGCCCCCGCATCGGCGACCTGGTGTGGGACATCGGCTCCGGCAGCGGCGCACTCGCGGCGGAGGCGGCCCGCTTCGGCGCCGCGGTCATCGCAGTCGACGCCGAACCGGCCGCCTGCGCTCGCACCGACGCCACGGCCCGGCACTCGGGAGTCCAGCTCCAAGTCGTCCAGGGCCGGGCGCCGCATGTGCTGGAGCGGCTGCCCGAACCCGATGTCGTACGGATCGGGGGCGGGGGAGTGCCCGTGGTGACCGCCTGCGCCGACCGGCGCCCGCAGCGCATCGTGACCCATGCCTCGACCCGGGACGAGGCCGAGGCGATCGGCGCGGCACTGGCCGCGGGCGGATACGCGGTGGAGTGCGCACTGCTGCAGTCCGTCGAACTGGACACCGCGGACTGGGCGGAGCGGGAGCGTTCCGTCGTCTTTCTGCTCTCCGGCAGGCGCTTGGACCGCGCCCCCTGA
- a CDS encoding GNAT family N-acetyltransferase, translating to MELRMTTTFPDVSISTERLVLRPFEEADIPAHTEMMNDEQVTAWTSVPHPYTAADAAEWVRRIAPAERAEGRGIVLAVTEFLTQRLVGTVHLQNTNWRTLATEVAYVTAPWARGEGYATESVLAVAQWLFRDQRFERLELRTAADNTASQQVAQKIGCISEGVLRNAWIARTQTEDGGWADIRTDLIVWSLLPEDLEGVADQMADAGYASFTDWN from the coding sequence ATGGAGCTGCGCATGACTACCACCTTCCCGGACGTGTCCATCAGCACGGAGCGGTTGGTGCTGCGCCCCTTCGAAGAAGCCGACATCCCGGCGCACACCGAGATGATGAACGACGAACAGGTGACCGCCTGGACCTCGGTGCCGCACCCGTACACAGCCGCCGACGCCGCCGAATGGGTCCGCAGGATCGCTCCTGCAGAGCGCGCCGAAGGCCGTGGAATCGTTCTGGCCGTCACTGAGTTCCTCACCCAGCGGCTCGTCGGCACCGTCCATCTGCAGAACACCAACTGGCGCACGCTCGCCACCGAGGTCGCGTACGTCACCGCCCCCTGGGCGCGCGGCGAGGGCTACGCCACCGAATCGGTGCTGGCCGTGGCCCAGTGGCTGTTCCGCGACCAGAGGTTCGAGCGCCTGGAACTGCGCACGGCCGCCGACAACACCGCCTCCCAGCAGGTCGCGCAGAAGATCGGCTGCATCAGCGAGGGCGTGCTGCGCAACGCCTGGATAGCGCGCACGCAGACGGAGGACGGCGGGTGGGCCGACATCCGCACCGATCTGATCGTCTGGAGCCTGCTGCCCGAGGACCTAGAGGGCGTCGCCGACCAGATGGCGGACGCGGGCTACGCCTCCTTCACCGACTGGAACTGA
- a CDS encoding MetQ/NlpA family ABC transporter substrate-binding protein, with product MRKNIKLPAVVAAAAALSLGLTACGTASDPAAKSDSGAKADESKALVVAASPTPHADILNYIKDNLAKKAGLNLEVKEFTDYVLPNTATESGQVDANFFQHKPYLDDFNKKNKTHIVPVVNVHLEPLGLYSKKSKDIKEIKAGQTIAVPNDTTNEGRALKLLADNGLITLKAGAGTDAKLSDIKDSKGLKFKELEAATLPRALNDVDAAVINGNYAIEADLKPAQDSLALEKADGNPYANFLAVKEGNEKDARVEKLAKLLNSPEVKKFIDDKYAGSIVAAFGAVK from the coding sequence GTGCGTAAGAACATCAAGCTCCCCGCTGTCGTCGCCGCAGCCGCCGCTCTCTCCCTCGGCCTCACCGCCTGCGGCACCGCGTCCGACCCGGCTGCCAAGTCCGACTCCGGCGCCAAGGCCGACGAGTCCAAGGCGCTGGTCGTCGCCGCGTCCCCGACGCCGCACGCCGACATCCTCAACTACATCAAGGACAACCTGGCGAAGAAGGCCGGACTGAACCTCGAGGTCAAGGAGTTCACGGACTACGTCCTGCCGAACACCGCCACCGAGAGCGGCCAGGTCGACGCCAACTTCTTCCAGCACAAGCCGTACCTCGACGACTTCAACAAGAAGAACAAGACCCACATCGTCCCGGTCGTCAACGTCCACCTGGAGCCCCTGGGCCTCTACTCCAAGAAGTCCAAGGACATCAAGGAGATCAAGGCCGGCCAGACCATCGCCGTCCCGAACGACACCACCAACGAGGGCCGCGCGCTCAAGCTGCTCGCCGACAACGGCCTGATCACCCTCAAGGCCGGCGCCGGTACCGACGCCAAGCTCTCCGACATCAAGGACAGCAAGGGCCTGAAGTTCAAGGAGTTGGAGGCCGCCACGCTGCCCCGCGCCCTGAACGACGTCGACGCCGCAGTCATCAACGGCAACTACGCCATCGAGGCCGACCTCAAGCCCGCCCAGGACTCCCTGGCGCTGGAGAAGGCCGACGGCAACCCGTACGCCAACTTCCTCGCCGTCAAGGAGGGCAACGAGAAGGACGCCCGCGTGGAGAAGCTCGCGAAGCTCCTCAACTCCCCCGAGGTGAAGAAGTTCATCGACGACAAGTACGCCGGCTCCATCGTCGCGGCCTTCGGCGCCGTCAAGTAG
- a CDS encoding methionine ABC transporter permease, producing the protein MTWSEMQPLLSQGTVDTLYMVLWSTLVTVAGGLPLGVLLVLTDKGGLLQNTPVNKVVGVIVNIGRSLPFIILLIALIPFTTLVVGTFIGPTAMIVPLAVGAIPFFARLVETAIREVDHGLVEAVQSMGGSIPTIVRKVLLPQALPSLVSAVTTTVIVLVGYSAMAGAVGGEGLGSKAVTYGFQRFETQFMLITVVILIALVTAVQLIGDGAVRLLARRGRTAS; encoded by the coding sequence GTGACCTGGTCGGAGATGCAGCCACTGCTGAGCCAGGGCACCGTCGACACCCTCTACATGGTGTTGTGGTCCACCCTCGTCACCGTCGCCGGCGGACTCCCGCTCGGTGTGCTGCTCGTCCTCACCGACAAGGGCGGACTGCTGCAGAACACCCCGGTGAACAAGGTCGTCGGCGTGATCGTGAACATCGGACGCTCGCTGCCGTTCATCATCCTGCTGATCGCGCTGATCCCCTTCACCACGCTGGTCGTCGGCACCTTCATCGGTCCCACCGCGATGATCGTGCCGCTGGCCGTGGGCGCCATTCCCTTCTTCGCGCGACTCGTCGAGACGGCGATCCGCGAGGTCGACCACGGACTGGTAGAGGCCGTCCAGTCGATGGGCGGCTCCATCCCGACGATCGTCCGCAAGGTGCTGCTGCCGCAGGCCCTGCCCTCGCTCGTCTCCGCCGTCACCACCACCGTGATCGTGCTCGTCGGCTACTCGGCGATGGCCGGCGCGGTCGGCGGCGAGGGGCTCGGATCCAAGGCCGTCACCTACGGATTCCAGCGCTTCGAGACCCAGTTCATGCTCATCACGGTCGTCATCCTGATCGCCCTCGTCACCGCCGTGCAGCTCATCGGTGACGGCGCCGTACGACTCCTGGCGCGCCGGGGCCGTACCGCTTCCTGA